From Medicago truncatula cultivar Jemalong A17 chromosome 7, MtrunA17r5.0-ANR, whole genome shotgun sequence, a single genomic window includes:
- the LOC25497412 gene encoding LOB domain-containing protein 41, which translates to MRMSCNGCRVLRKGCSENCSIRPCLQWIKSPESQANATVFLAKFYGRAGLMNLVNAGPEHLRPAIFRSLLYEACGRIVNPIYGSVGLLWSGSWQLCQAAVEAVLKGAPITPITSEAAANGRGPPLKAYDIRHVSKEENSAASTELTQQRVKPRSRKRSSLAKLKIQEEEKSSNDNKGVESGSTEPTGSVEPVEEVMNRSVSHESSISHQSEAVAVVDGESKDSESETSMILFRDEPELDRKMKPADRTGENGEEKVGLELTLGLEPVSRVYHVVPVKKRRVVLKDCGVGSWNVELGLQYPA; encoded by the exons atgcGGATGAGTTGCAACGGTTGTAGAGTACTAAGAAAAGGTTGCAGTGAAAACTGTAGCATAAGACCTTGTTTGCAATGGATCAAAAGCCCTGAATCACAGGCTAATGCCACCGTGTTTCTCGCCAAATTCTACGGTCGTGCTGGTCTCATGAACCTTGTTAACGCTGGTCCCGAACATCTTCGTCCAG CAATTTTTCGTTCGTTGTTGTACGAAGCATGTGGTCGAATAGTGAACCCAATTTACGGTTCAGTCGGTTTATTATGGTCCGGAAGCTGGCAGCTATGTCAAGCCGCGGTGGAAGCCGTTTTGAAAGGCGCACCGATCACGCCGATAACTTCGGAAGCAGCTGCTAACGGGAGGGGCCCACCACTCAAAGCCTATGACATCCGCCATGTGTCGAAGGAGGAAAACTCAGCCGCGTCGACTGAGTTGACTCAACAACGAGTCAAGCCTCGGTCGCGTAAGCGGTCGAGTTTAGCCAAGCTGAAAATACAAGAAGAGGAAAAGAGTAGTAATGATAACAAGGGAGTTGAATCCGGTTCAACTGAACCGACCGGTTCGGTTGAACCGGTTGAAGAGGTGATGAACCGGTCAGTGAGTCATGAGTCGTCGATTAGCCACCAGTCTGAGGCGGTTGCGGTGGTGGATGGAGAGAGTAAAGATAGCGAGAGTGAAACTTCGATGATCTTATTTAGAGATGAACCGGAGTTGGACCGAAAAATGAAGCCGGCTGACCGAACCGGTGAGAATGGAGAGGAAAAGGTTGGTTTGGAGCTGACTCTTGGGCTTGAACCGGTTTCACGTGTTTACCATGTGGTTCCTGTGAAGAAAAGAAGGGTTGTATTGAAGGATTGTGGTGTTGGCTCATGGAATGTGGAGTTGGGGCTTCAATATCCGGCTTAG